One window of the Shimwellia blattae DSM 4481 = NBRC 105725 genome contains the following:
- the rhaT gene encoding L-rhamnose/proton symporter RhaT, giving the protein MSNAITMGILWHLIGAASAACFYAPFKKVQKWSWETMWSIGGIVSWIILPWAVSAALLPNLLDYYTSFSASTLLPVFLFGAMWGIGNINYGLTMRYLGMSMGIGIAIGITLIVGTLMTPILNGQFGVLVGTPGGQMTLLGVLIALIGVAIVTRAGQLKERKMGIKAEEFNLKKGLMLAVMCGIFSAGMSFAMNAAKPMHEAAAALGVDPLYVALPSYVVIMGGGAVINLGYCFIRLARVPSLSVRADFSQARGLIITNVLLSALGGLMWYLQFFFYAWGHARIPAQYDYMSWMLHMSFYVLCGGLVGLVLKEWNNAGRQPVRVLSLGCVVIIIAANVVGLGMAN; this is encoded by the coding sequence ATGAGTAACGCAATTACGATGGGTATTTTGTGGCACCTCATTGGCGCGGCCAGCGCCGCCTGCTTTTACGCTCCGTTTAAAAAAGTACAAAAATGGTCATGGGAGACCATGTGGTCCATTGGCGGGATAGTCTCCTGGATAATTCTGCCCTGGGCCGTCAGCGCCGCCCTGTTACCGAACCTGCTGGATTACTACACCTCGTTTAGCGCATCGACCCTGCTGCCGGTGTTTTTATTCGGCGCCATGTGGGGCATTGGCAATATTAACTATGGCCTGACCATGCGCTACCTCGGCATGTCGATGGGGATTGGTATCGCCATTGGTATTACGCTGATTGTCGGCACCCTGATGACCCCAATTCTGAACGGCCAGTTTGGCGTACTGGTGGGCACCCCCGGCGGGCAAATGACGCTCCTCGGGGTGCTGATTGCGCTTATCGGGGTGGCGATTGTGACCCGGGCCGGGCAGCTAAAAGAGCGCAAAATGGGCATCAAAGCCGAAGAGTTCAACCTCAAAAAAGGGCTTATGCTGGCGGTGATGTGCGGTATTTTTTCCGCCGGGATGTCTTTTGCCATGAACGCCGCCAAACCCATGCATGAAGCCGCCGCCGCGCTGGGGGTGGATCCGCTGTATGTGGCGCTGCCAAGTTATGTGGTGATCATGGGCGGTGGTGCCGTCATTAACCTGGGTTACTGCTTTATCCGCCTGGCGCGGGTGCCGTCGCTCTCGGTCAGGGCGGATTTCTCCCAGGCCCGGGGGCTGATTATTACCAACGTGCTGCTCTCTGCCCTGGGCGGGTTAATGTGGTATCTGCAGTTCTTCTTCTATGCCTGGGGCCATGCGCGGATCCCGGCCCAGTATGATTATATGAGCTGGATGCTGCACATGAGCTTCTATGTGCTGTGCGGCGGTCTGGTCGGGCTGGTGCTTAAGGAGTGGAATAACGCCGGTCGCCAGCCAGTGCGTGTGCTGAGCCTGGGTTGCGTGGTGATTATTATCGCGGCCAATGTCGTGGGGCTGGGTATGGCGAACTGA
- the rhaS gene encoding HTH-type transcriptional activator RhaS: MTQLHGFDFFPAGGGSVAIEPRQPQTRFPEHDHDFYEIVIVEHGTGTHIFNGQPYTLSGGSVCFVRDHDRHLYEHTDNLCLINVLYRSPHGFSFLSGLDKLLPQEQNGSYPSHWRISPAILQQVCGLARQLEQDGTGSDPHGIARREILFMQLLLLLRQGNQADAASNNGGLNQLLGWLEEHYAEEICWDSLADDFSLSLRTLHRQLKQRTGLTPQRFLNRLRLGKAHHLLRHSEDSVTDIAFRCGFGDSNHFSTLFKREFSWSPRDVRQGRDRTLQ; this comes from the coding sequence ATGACACAGTTACACGGGTTTGATTTCTTCCCGGCGGGCGGTGGCAGCGTGGCAATAGAGCCGCGCCAGCCCCAGACCCGGTTTCCTGAACATGACCATGATTTCTATGAAATTGTTATTGTTGAGCACGGCACCGGCACCCATATTTTTAACGGCCAGCCCTACACCCTGAGCGGCGGCTCCGTGTGCTTTGTGCGTGACCATGACCGGCACCTGTATGAACACACCGACAATCTGTGCCTGATCAACGTACTGTACCGCTCGCCGCACGGGTTCAGCTTTTTATCCGGGCTGGATAAGCTGCTCCCCCAGGAGCAGAACGGGAGCTACCCGTCTCACTGGCGCATCAGCCCGGCGATTTTGCAGCAGGTGTGCGGCCTGGCCCGGCAGCTGGAGCAGGATGGCACCGGGAGCGATCCCCACGGCATTGCCCGGCGTGAAATCCTGTTTATGCAGCTGCTGCTGTTGCTGCGCCAGGGCAACCAGGCCGATGCGGCCAGCAATAACGGGGGGCTTAACCAGCTGCTGGGCTGGCTGGAGGAGCACTACGCAGAGGAGATCTGCTGGGACAGCCTGGCCGACGATTTCTCCCTCTCCTTACGGACACTGCACCGCCAGTTAAAACAGCGCACCGGGCTGACGCCCCAGCGTTTTCTGAACCGCCTGCGGCTGGGGAAAGCGCACCACCTGTTGCGCCATAGTGAAGACAGCGTCACGGATATTGCTTTTCGCTGCGGTTTTGGCGACAGCAACCACTTTTCGACCCTGTTTAAGCGCGAATTTAGCTGGTCCCCCCGGGATGTGCGCCAGGGGCGCGACCGCACCCTGCAATAG
- the rhaB gene encoding rhamnulokinase — MTVHHCVAVDLGASSGRVMLARYETTTGNLTLREIHRFANGLHRVENQETWDVDNLEHHIRLGLARICDEGILIDSIGIDTWGVDFVLLDAQGNRVGLPVAYRDNRTRGIQEQACQALGRDAIYQRTGIQFLPFNTLYQLRALREQQPELLARVAHLLLIPDYLCYRLTGTMNWEYTNATTTQLVNINSDDWDDTLLAWAGVPRRWFGTPTHPGNVIGHWICPQHNRIPVVSVATHDTASAVIAAPLQDDQAAYLSSGTWSLMGFESQTPYTSPRALAANITNEGGAEGRYRVLKNIMGLWLLQRVCAEQQISDVPRLIEQARQIPACRYTIHPNDDRFINPESMSAEIQAACRESGQPVPQTAAELARCIFDSLALLYATVLEELSALRGRPFTHLHIVGGGSQNTLLNQLCADACGIPVLAGPVEASTLGNIGIQLMARDLLRDVDAFRQVVRNNHHLITYTPDPTGNLARFVARSQQNRHTKELCA, encoded by the coding sequence ATGACTGTTCACCACTGTGTTGCTGTTGATTTAGGTGCCTCCAGCGGCCGCGTAATGCTGGCCCGCTATGAGACAACCACCGGCAACCTTACCCTGCGGGAGATTCACCGCTTCGCCAATGGCCTGCACCGGGTTGAGAACCAGGAGACCTGGGATGTGGATAACCTGGAGCACCATATCCGCCTTGGCCTGGCCAGAATCTGTGATGAGGGCATCCTGATCGATAGTATCGGCATTGATACCTGGGGCGTGGACTTTGTCCTGCTGGATGCGCAGGGCAACCGGGTTGGCCTGCCGGTGGCCTACCGGGATAACCGCACCCGGGGTATACAGGAGCAGGCCTGCCAGGCCCTGGGCCGCGACGCGATTTACCAGCGCACCGGGATCCAGTTTCTGCCGTTTAATACCCTCTACCAGCTGCGCGCCCTGCGTGAGCAGCAGCCAGAATTGCTGGCGCGCGTCGCCCATCTGCTGCTGATACCGGACTATTTATGCTACCGGTTAACCGGCACCATGAACTGGGAATATACCAACGCCACCACCACCCAACTGGTGAATATTAACAGCGACGACTGGGATGACACCCTGCTGGCCTGGGCGGGCGTACCGCGCCGCTGGTTTGGCACACCCACCCACCCGGGCAATGTTATCGGCCACTGGATCTGCCCGCAGCACAACCGTATTCCGGTGGTTTCCGTTGCCACCCACGATACGGCCAGCGCGGTGATTGCCGCCCCGCTACAGGATGACCAGGCCGCGTATCTCTCTTCCGGGACCTGGTCGCTGATGGGCTTTGAAAGCCAGACCCCGTATACCAGCCCCCGGGCGCTGGCGGCCAATATCACCAATGAAGGCGGGGCCGAGGGGCGCTACCGGGTGCTGAAAAACATTATGGGCCTGTGGCTGTTGCAGCGGGTCTGCGCTGAGCAGCAGATAAGCGATGTCCCCCGGCTGATAGAGCAGGCCCGCCAGATCCCCGCCTGCCGCTACACCATTCACCCGAATGACGACCGGTTTATCAACCCGGAGAGCATGAGCGCGGAAATTCAGGCCGCCTGCCGGGAAAGCGGCCAGCCGGTGCCGCAAACCGCGGCCGAACTGGCGCGCTGTATTTTTGACAGCCTGGCGCTGCTGTACGCCACGGTGCTTGAGGAGCTCTCCGCCCTGCGCGGCCGCCCGTTCACCCACCTGCATATTGTGGGCGGTGGCAGCCAGAATACCCTGCTCAACCAGCTATGTGCCGATGCCTGCGGGATCCCGGTACTGGCGGGCCCGGTGGAGGCCTCCACCCTTGGCAATATCGGCATTCAGCTGATGGCCCGAGATTTACTGCGGGACGTGGACGCGTTCCGCCAGGTGGTGCGCAACAACCATCACCTCATCACCTATACCCCTGATCCGACTGGCAACCTTGCCCGTTTTGTTGCCCGCTCGCAGCAAAACCGCCACACAAAGGAGCTTTGCGCATGA
- a CDS encoding YibL family ribosome-associated protein: MKDIENNEIKRLSDRLDAVKHQMAGLSLVEQAEKYAELEAEQATLEKEIARLHEQRVAKLSKEAQKLMKMPFQRAITRKEQADMGKLKKSVRGLVVVHPMTALGREMGLKEMTGFARNPF; the protein is encoded by the coding sequence ATGAAAGATATCGAAAATAACGAAATTAAACGCCTCAGCGATCGTCTGGACGCGGTAAAACACCAAATGGCTGGCCTGTCGCTGGTTGAGCAGGCCGAAAAATACGCCGAGCTGGAAGCCGAGCAGGCCACCCTGGAAAAAGAGATCGCCCGCCTGCATGAGCAGCGCGTGGCGAAGCTGAGCAAAGAAGCGCAGAAACTGATGAAAATGCCGTTTCAGCGCGCCATTACCCGCAAAGAGCAGGCGGATATGGGGAAACTGAAAAAGAGCGTGCGCGGGCTGGTTGTGGTACACCCGATGACGGCGCTGGGCCGGGAGATGGGCCTGAAAGAGATGACCGGTTTCGCCAGAAACCCGTTCTGA
- the yiiM gene encoding 6-hydroxyaminopurine reductase, with translation MKHHVQVYTGPVREYSGSRPSAIAKHQTEGELVLNTLGLEGDQQAETVYHGGPDRALCHYPSEHYIHWAREFPEQAELFNAPAFGENLSTRGMTEQDVFIGDIYRWGEALIQVSQPRSPCFKLNYHFGISDMSVLMQQKGRCGWLYRVINGGRVSAALPLELVSRVSDISLSEAMSIAWHMPFDDEQYHRLLSAAGLSVSWVKTMQQRRLSGKIEDFNRRLLGRAGG, from the coding sequence ATGAAGCATCATGTTCAGGTATATACCGGCCCGGTCCGGGAGTACAGCGGCAGCCGCCCCAGTGCCATTGCCAAACACCAGACGGAAGGCGAGCTGGTGCTTAATACCCTCGGGCTGGAAGGCGACCAGCAGGCAGAGACCGTCTATCACGGCGGGCCGGATCGGGCCCTGTGCCACTACCCCAGTGAGCACTATATCCACTGGGCCCGCGAATTCCCGGAGCAGGCAGAGCTGTTTAATGCCCCGGCCTTCGGAGAGAACCTCTCCACCCGGGGAATGACCGAGCAGGATGTCTTTATTGGCGATATTTATCGCTGGGGAGAGGCGTTAATCCAGGTCAGCCAGCCGCGTTCGCCGTGCTTTAAACTCAACTACCACTTCGGGATCAGCGATATGTCCGTGCTGATGCAGCAAAAAGGGCGCTGTGGCTGGCTCTACCGGGTGATTAATGGCGGGAGGGTGTCTGCGGCACTGCCGCTGGAGCTGGTCTCCAGGGTGAGTGATATCTCCCTGAGTGAGGCCATGTCGATTGCCTGGCACATGCCGTTTGATGACGAGCAGTATCACCGCCTGCTGTCGGCGGCCGGTCTGTCTGTAAGCTGGGTAAAAACCATGCAGCAGCGGCGCCTGAGCGGGAAAATCGAAGATTTTAACCGCCGCCTGCTGGGCCGCGCTGGCGGGTAA
- the kdgT gene encoding 2-keto-3-deoxygluconate transporter, whose amino-acid sequence MQIKRAIERIPGGMMLVPLFLGALCHTFAPGSGKYFGSFTNGMMTGTVPILAVWFFCMGASIKLSATGTVLRKSGTLVITKIAVAWLVAMVASRLLPEHGVEAGFFAGLSTLALVACMDMTNGGLYASIMQQYGTKEESGAFVLMSLESGPLMTMVILGTAGVASFEPHVFVGAVLPFLVGFLLGNLDPELRDFFSKAVQTLIPFFAFALGNTIDLSVIAQTGVLGIVVGVMVIIITGIPLIIADKLIGGGDGTAGIAASSSAGAAVATPVLIAEIAPQFKAVAPAATTLVATSVIVTSVLVPVLTSIWSRHAKKARISADIRAAVK is encoded by the coding sequence ATGCAAATCAAAAGAGCAATTGAACGGATCCCCGGCGGAATGATGCTGGTTCCGCTGTTCCTTGGCGCGCTGTGTCATACCTTTGCGCCAGGATCGGGCAAATATTTTGGCTCATTCACCAACGGGATGATGACCGGTACGGTGCCTATCCTCGCCGTGTGGTTTTTTTGCATGGGGGCGTCTATCAAACTCAGCGCTACCGGTACGGTGCTGCGTAAATCCGGCACCCTGGTGATTACCAAAATCGCGGTGGCCTGGCTGGTAGCGATGGTGGCATCGCGCCTGTTACCGGAACACGGTGTTGAAGCCGGGTTCTTTGCGGGGCTGTCTACGCTGGCGCTGGTGGCCTGCATGGATATGACCAACGGCGGGCTGTATGCCTCCATCATGCAGCAGTACGGCACGAAAGAAGAGTCCGGCGCGTTTGTGCTGATGTCGCTGGAATCTGGCCCGCTGATGACCATGGTTATCCTCGGTACGGCCGGTGTGGCCTCGTTTGAGCCCCATGTGTTTGTGGGGGCGGTATTACCGTTCCTGGTGGGGTTCCTGCTGGGTAACCTGGATCCGGAACTGCGGGATTTCTTCAGCAAAGCCGTGCAGACCCTGATTCCGTTTTTCGCCTTTGCCCTCGGTAATACTATCGACTTAAGTGTGATTGCCCAGACCGGCGTGCTGGGGATTGTGGTCGGGGTGATGGTGATTATTATTACCGGTATTCCGCTGATTATTGCCGATAAACTTATCGGCGGGGGCGACGGTACTGCGGGGATTGCCGCTTCCAGCTCTGCCGGTGCCGCCGTGGCAACGCCGGTACTGATTGCGGAGATAGCACCGCAGTTTAAAGCGGTTGCGCCTGCGGCCACGACCCTTGTGGCGACATCAGTGATTGTGACCTCGGTACTGGTGCCGGTTCTCACCTCTATCTGGTCACGTCATGCAAAAAAAGCGCGGATCTCCGCAGATATACGCGCTGCGGTGAAATAA
- the sodA gene encoding superoxide dismutase [Mn]: protein MSYTLPSLPYAYDALEPHFDKQTMEIHHSKHHQAYVNNANAALESLPEFASLPVEELITKLDQLPADKKTALRNNAGGHANHSLFWKGLKKGTTLQGDLKAAIERDFGSVDAFKAEFEKAAATRFGSGWAWLVLKGDKLAVVSTANQDSPLMGEAISGASGFPIVGLDVWEHAYYLKFQNRRPDYIKEFWNVVNWDEAAARFAAKK from the coding sequence ATGAGTTATACACTGCCATCCCTGCCGTACGCTTATGACGCACTGGAGCCGCACTTCGACAAACAGACCATGGAAATCCACCACAGCAAGCACCACCAGGCGTATGTGAATAACGCTAACGCTGCGCTGGAAAGCCTGCCGGAGTTTGCCAGCCTGCCGGTTGAGGAGCTGATCACCAAACTGGATCAACTGCCTGCGGATAAAAAAACCGCGCTGCGTAACAATGCCGGTGGCCATGCGAACCACAGCCTGTTCTGGAAGGGGCTGAAAAAAGGCACCACGCTGCAGGGCGATCTGAAAGCCGCCATTGAGCGTGATTTCGGCTCTGTCGATGCCTTCAAAGCAGAGTTTGAAAAAGCCGCTGCCACCCGTTTTGGTTCCGGCTGGGCGTGGCTGGTGCTGAAAGGCGATAAGCTGGCAGTGGTCTCCACGGCTAACCAGGACAGCCCGCTGATGGGTGAAGCCATTTCTGGTGCTTCCGGCTTCCCGATTGTTGGCCTGGATGTCTGGGAGCATGCTTACTACCTGAAATTCCAGAACCGCCGCCCGGACTACATTAAAGAGTTCTGGAACGTGGTGAACTGGGATGAAGCTGCAGCCCGTTTTGCTGCTAAAAAATAA
- a CDS encoding autotransporter outer membrane beta-barrel domain-containing protein, producing MSKNKIFGFSKGTVGISGALMISGLPFIVAADGVFDASRTLYYYSSLNPNGDRYDYTNYDQVNVVTSVKGTISGLDGWGIYLNKENYKFNNLSVTSKGDKADGIHSKAGGGTVTIENYTVRTEGESADGINLGRELNELQSTVLINNAQIYSEGGMGIRANSSVRSLTPVTSIIINDQAGIETAAEGSSIAGYAVFAGKDTENNSSETAMGQAVIALNGNSTIKTAGGNAHGVYARENGTISLNNTHVETAGNNAHALFASTSTADQAATINLRGNTALQSGAGYAAYASGELATIRSWDDVNNLATSGIYTVEGDIVADKAGRVTLDMAEGSQFTGKTNSNQLADSASTAGEINLALSGASSLWTMTGDSVLSQLNLDGATLKYQPPKEGSTFTPMTLTVAGDYTGNGGTLALNTVLGGDNSLTDKLIVKGNTSGSTNVAINNIGGAGEQTVEGIEIVEVGGNSEGTFAKAGRIVAGGYDYDVVKKASNWYLTSHLTPVEPEEPTEVPIDPPDPVDPPDTPDPVNPPVDPVDPPAPPATGVNQYRPEFGSYLANNYAANTLFITRLHDRLGETQYTDMLTGERKVTSMWMRHEGGHTRFTDGSGQLKTQANRYVLQIGGDIAQWTSDGLDRWHLGVMAGYANQKSRTHNTHNGYSSRGQVDGYSIGLYATWYANEENKTGTYLDSWVLYNWFDNKVTGKHLASEKYDSDGITASVEGGYTFLVGESERATYWIQPKAQAIWMDVQADTHRERNGTVVKDKTDGNLMTRLGVRAYLKGHSAIDDGKGREFQPFVEANWIHNTRNQTVQMGTIRNDISGTKNIGELKAGVEGQINPRLQVWGNVAQQIGDNGYSDTAAMLGIKYSF from the coding sequence ATGAGCAAAAATAAAATATTCGGGTTTTCAAAAGGTACGGTGGGGATCTCCGGGGCTTTGATGATTTCCGGGTTGCCATTTATAGTGGCAGCTGATGGTGTATTTGATGCCAGCCGGACGTTATATTACTATTCATCATTAAACCCTAATGGCGATCGATATGATTATACTAACTATGATCAGGTAAACGTTGTAACTAGTGTCAAAGGGACGATCTCCGGGCTTGATGGGTGGGGAATCTACCTTAATAAGGAAAATTATAAGTTTAATAATCTCAGCGTGACATCGAAGGGTGATAAGGCTGATGGTATCCACTCCAAAGCCGGGGGCGGAACGGTCACTATTGAGAATTACACCGTCAGAACTGAGGGAGAGAGTGCCGACGGTATCAACCTGGGCCGGGAGTTAAACGAGCTACAATCCACAGTATTAATCAATAATGCGCAGATCTATTCTGAGGGTGGCATGGGGATTCGGGCCAACAGCTCAGTTAGGTCATTAACACCTGTTACCAGTATTATTATCAATGACCAGGCCGGTATTGAAACCGCTGCTGAGGGTTCATCTATTGCGGGATATGCCGTATTTGCCGGGAAAGATACCGAAAATAATAGTTCAGAAACCGCAATGGGCCAGGCCGTTATCGCACTCAATGGTAATAGCACAATAAAAACTGCCGGGGGGAATGCTCACGGCGTTTATGCCCGGGAAAACGGGACTATTTCTCTTAATAATACTCATGTGGAAACGGCAGGGAATAACGCTCACGCGCTGTTTGCTTCAACCAGCACCGCAGACCAGGCGGCCACTATTAACCTGCGGGGGAATACAGCGCTGCAGTCAGGAGCGGGTTATGCCGCTTATGCTTCTGGTGAGCTGGCAACGATCCGCTCCTGGGATGATGTAAACAATCTGGCCACGTCCGGTATTTATACCGTGGAAGGCGATATCGTTGCCGATAAGGCAGGGCGGGTAACACTCGATATGGCCGAAGGCAGCCAGTTCACCGGGAAAACCAACTCTAACCAGCTGGCTGATTCAGCCAGTACGGCGGGCGAAATCAACCTTGCACTGAGTGGGGCCTCCAGCCTGTGGACCATGACCGGGGACTCGGTACTGTCGCAACTGAACCTGGATGGGGCGACACTGAAATATCAGCCCCCGAAAGAGGGCAGCACCTTTACGCCGATGACCCTCACCGTGGCGGGCGACTACACCGGCAATGGCGGTACTCTGGCGTTAAACACTGTGCTGGGTGGCGATAACTCCTTAACCGATAAACTGATCGTTAAAGGTAATACCTCCGGCAGCACCAACGTCGCGATCAACAACATTGGCGGTGCCGGTGAACAGACCGTAGAAGGGATCGAAATTGTTGAGGTTGGCGGCAACTCTGAGGGCACCTTTGCCAAAGCCGGGCGTATCGTGGCGGGCGGTTATGATTACGACGTGGTGAAAAAAGCCAGTAACTGGTATCTCACCAGCCATCTGACGCCGGTTGAACCCGAAGAGCCGACGGAGGTTCCCATTGATCCGCCAGACCCTGTCGATCCACCAGACACGCCAGACCCTGTTAACCCACCGGTTGATCCGGTAGATCCACCAGCACCACCCGCAACAGGTGTAAACCAGTACCGTCCGGAATTTGGTAGCTACCTGGCGAACAACTACGCGGCGAACACCCTGTTTATTACCCGCCTGCACGATCGCCTCGGGGAGACACAATACACCGACATGTTAACCGGTGAGCGCAAAGTCACCAGTATGTGGATGCGTCACGAAGGGGGCCACACCCGCTTTACCGACGGCAGCGGCCAGTTGAAAACTCAGGCTAACCGCTACGTTCTGCAAATCGGGGGCGATATCGCCCAGTGGACCAGCGACGGCCTTGACCGCTGGCACCTGGGGGTTATGGCCGGGTATGCCAACCAGAAAAGCCGGACCCACAACACCCACAACGGCTACAGCTCACGCGGCCAGGTTGATGGCTACAGTATCGGGTTATACGCCACCTGGTACGCCAACGAGGAGAATAAAACCGGCACATATCTGGACAGCTGGGTACTGTACAACTGGTTTGATAACAAGGTGACCGGCAAGCATTTAGCCAGTGAGAAATATGACTCTGACGGTATTACCGCGTCAGTCGAGGGGGGATACACCTTCCTGGTAGGTGAAAGCGAGCGCGCCACTTACTGGATCCAGCCGAAGGCCCAGGCGATTTGGATGGATGTTCAGGCGGATACCCACCGGGAGCGCAACGGCACCGTGGTGAAGGATAAAACAGACGGCAACCTGATGACCCGGCTCGGCGTGCGCGCTTACCTGAAAGGCCACAGCGCCATCGATGATGGTAAAGGCCGCGAGTTCCAGCCCTTTGTGGAAGCCAACTGGATCCACAACACCCGTAACCAGACCGTGCAGATGGGCACCATCCGCAACGATATCAGCGGCACTAAAAATATCGGTGAGCTGAAAGCCGGGGTTGAGGGGCAGATAAACCCGCGTCTGCAGGTGTGGGGTAACGTTGCCCAGCAGATTGGCGATAACGGCTACAGCGATACCGCCGCAATGCTGGGAATAAAATACAGTTTCTGA
- the rhaR gene encoding HTH-type transcriptional activator RhaR, with protein sequence MAPFILRKADFFPNCTFPAAVAERYPQDVFAEHSHEFNELVIVLRGNGLHVLNGRPWRITRGDLFYIRAQDRHSYTSVDNLVLQNIIYCPHMLTLPADWAQLLPGLSEAPGRPDWRLTARGMAEARGLITRLGQETSHGDAWGALMVESLFLQLAIALYRHRYIPTQAPEPEERGSVEALIAALANSLDKPFDLDSFCARHHCAGRTLRQQFRQQTGMTIPGYLRQVRICHAQYLLRHTALLISEVATRCGFEDSNYFSVVFTRETGEPPRQWRQSRSASPLSLTD encoded by the coding sequence ATGGCTCCATTTATTCTGCGCAAAGCTGACTTTTTCCCCAACTGCACCTTTCCGGCGGCGGTGGCGGAACGCTATCCGCAGGATGTATTCGCCGAGCACAGCCACGAATTTAATGAGCTGGTGATAGTGCTGCGCGGTAACGGGCTGCATGTGCTTAACGGGCGCCCGTGGCGCATTACCCGGGGCGATCTGTTTTATATCCGGGCGCAGGACCGGCACAGCTATACCTCGGTCGATAATCTGGTATTGCAGAATATTATTTACTGCCCACACATGCTGACACTCCCTGCGGACTGGGCACAGCTGCTGCCCGGGCTTAGCGAGGCGCCCGGGCGGCCAGACTGGCGCTTAACCGCCCGCGGCATGGCCGAAGCCAGAGGGCTTATCACCCGGCTCGGGCAGGAGACCAGCCACGGGGACGCCTGGGGCGCGCTGATGGTGGAATCCCTGTTTTTGCAGCTGGCGATAGCCCTTTACCGCCACCGCTATATACCCACGCAGGCCCCGGAGCCGGAAGAGCGCGGCTCCGTTGAAGCGCTGATCGCGGCTCTGGCAAACAGCCTGGACAAACCCTTTGATCTGGACAGCTTCTGCGCCCGCCACCACTGTGCCGGGCGCACCCTGCGCCAGCAGTTTCGCCAGCAAACCGGCATGACCATCCCCGGCTACCTGCGCCAGGTACGCATTTGCCACGCCCAGTACCTGCTCCGGCACACGGCGCTACTCATCAGCGAAGTCGCCACCCGCTGCGGTTTTGAAGACAGCAATTACTTTTCCGTGGTATTCACCCGCGAAACGGGCGAGCCCCCCCGGCAGTGGCGGCAAAGCCGCAGCGCCAGCCCCCTTAGCCTCACCGACTGA
- a CDS encoding helix-turn-helix transcriptional regulator, translating into MIPGEEGRKREMGLNTELKKLFCSSCPQHCSVRPEVSPQTAYCTSPCFCLWPEDNLYFNRGIIEGLLTDNNHAMLNGYIFIDFSITNLHIFTDDAWITFLSKSGLRIILISDRHLQPLANFLFKLHRPISAIIYHDDELSVTSDKIRKIFVGYIDLHTRGPTMTQTEFIILGKFINGMTARQIAETMDLNIRHVYACKQRIEKHLGNKLNRLYINARTIS; encoded by the coding sequence ATGATACCAGGGGAAGAAGGGAGAAAACGGGAAATGGGGCTCAATACGGAACTGAAAAAATTGTTCTGCAGCAGTTGCCCACAGCACTGTTCTGTACGGCCAGAGGTGTCCCCTCAGACCGCATACTGTACCAGCCCCTGCTTTTGCCTGTGGCCTGAGGATAACCTGTATTTTAACCGTGGCATTATTGAAGGATTACTGACAGACAACAACCATGCCATGCTTAATGGGTATATTTTTATCGATTTTTCCATCACCAATCTGCATATTTTTACAGATGATGCGTGGATAACATTTTTATCTAAGTCCGGCTTGAGGATCATACTCATCAGCGACAGGCACCTGCAGCCGCTGGCGAATTTCCTGTTTAAATTACACCGGCCGATCTCCGCCATTATCTACCATGATGATGAGCTGTCCGTCACCAGTGATAAAATAAGAAAAATTTTTGTCGGCTACATTGATCTTCACACCCGGGGCCCCACCATGACACAAACAGAATTCATTATATTAGGGAAATTCATCAACGGTATGACTGCCCGGCAAATCGCCGAAACGATGGATTTAAACATCCGCCACGTTTATGCCTGCAAGCAACGTATTGAAAAACACCTAGGAAATAAACTTAACCGCCTGTATATCAATGCCCGCACTATTAGCTGA